In one window of Thermoanaerobaculia bacterium DNA:
- the lanM gene encoding type 2 lantipeptide synthetase LanM, which produces MPASTPLPPARFDSTAARLAQIAERALTLAERLDRAHTETAPRLEPEADLLSGWARAFSGGDLAALERRLSWDGLDLALATRALGPARSVTRFTGETLPDWLAVAARRFSLGEDCRPEARRRHSPATGLELAAVPFAELWTPLVEAALAEVSAEIDAATVPRRDLATLAEGLATEIAAAGARAAHGRYLRFRALSEGDEAPGAYRRYVDSELASGLLELAVEFPVALRQIARLVDTWIAALVELAQRIVRDRNALADRFAAGRDPGPVVAVTQPRSDRHHGGRGIFRVRFADRTDLVVKPRSLAIEVAWERLLSRLAARGFEELPPAAPALDFATHGWMEWIEAEELADEAAAEGWFRRAGALVALAELLGAEDLHAENLVAGRGGPVVVDAEMMAQPDRPGVDARQRFAGGLLRAGGAGGGKGGAGGRIANWAGLHPVEPRAVTAQALGWRDPGGDDIAPVAGEIFTSPLPNAPTLSGGSSGAGRQLAPEDHAAALAVGHRRTWERLLVCRDELLAEDGPLAELAGVSTRLLFRPSQEYASVLDLLKTPRWQREGTSPGILLEALARPFATAERIPQAWPLVVAERAMLEALDVPRFEVGADRLVVEVPGGRAAGLILRTTRDAIASRLAALSPEEIVRRGDALAAALSPPAGPRISLAPAPGPDVPGRALALADRLAAFERDRAAFGPARAAERPASFDRRLRDLALYDGALGRALVLALADRLDGGDRYVAVGEELAAALDRFADDSHLAELPIGGLEGAGSVVWGLVALSSLRRAESGESEESAAWLDRARRFAERIGRPGATSPAVHDLHGGTAGALLALLAFAEATGEAGWRERAAELGDHLLAAGAPSPGGGIVWRAKAGEPALTGFAHGSTGIARALSALWEATGEARFAEAVAGALAFERGRFDARLGDWPLVRPGVGEGEERRVAMTAYCHGGAGIALGRALLAPKLRNERFDGDVDRAISATRRAGMGDFDHLCCGAAGRLAILEGVGVRLGREDARAASRSGREALLARPLSLPGSSRARPEVEAGLFRGVAGVAWLGLFAAASGDPAVLDPLALELPSEAQQRAAQEKGNAR; this is translated from the coding sequence TTGCCGGCATCGACCCCCCTCCCGCCGGCCCGTTTCGACTCCACCGCCGCTCGTCTCGCGCAGATCGCCGAGCGCGCCCTGACGCTGGCCGAGCGTCTCGACCGAGCGCACACCGAGACGGCTCCCCGGCTCGAGCCCGAGGCCGATCTTCTCTCCGGTTGGGCGCGTGCCTTCTCGGGTGGCGATCTCGCGGCGCTCGAGCGCCGGCTCTCGTGGGACGGGCTCGACCTCGCGCTGGCGACGCGGGCGCTGGGCCCCGCCCGGAGCGTCACTCGCTTCACCGGGGAGACCCTGCCCGACTGGCTCGCCGTCGCAGCGCGACGTTTCTCGCTCGGCGAAGACTGCCGCCCCGAAGCGCGCCGAAGGCACAGCCCGGCTACCGGGCTCGAGCTCGCCGCGGTTCCCTTCGCCGAGCTGTGGACCCCGCTCGTCGAGGCGGCGCTCGCCGAGGTGTCGGCAGAGATCGACGCCGCCACGGTTCCGCGGCGCGATCTCGCCACGCTCGCCGAAGGGCTCGCCACGGAGATCGCGGCCGCCGGTGCGCGCGCCGCGCACGGGCGTTACCTGCGATTCCGCGCTCTCTCGGAGGGCGACGAAGCTCCCGGAGCGTACCGCCGCTATGTCGATTCGGAGCTCGCCTCGGGCCTGCTCGAGCTCGCGGTCGAGTTCCCGGTCGCGCTGCGCCAGATCGCCCGGCTCGTCGACACCTGGATCGCTGCGCTCGTCGAGCTCGCGCAGCGCATCGTGCGCGACCGCAACGCCCTCGCGGACCGCTTTGCCGCGGGGCGCGATCCGGGGCCGGTCGTCGCGGTGACGCAGCCGCGGTCGGACCGGCACCACGGCGGCCGCGGGATCTTCCGCGTCCGCTTCGCCGATCGAACCGACCTGGTCGTCAAACCGCGCTCGCTGGCGATCGAGGTCGCCTGGGAGCGCCTCCTCTCGCGGCTCGCGGCGAGGGGTTTCGAAGAGTTGCCGCCGGCGGCACCCGCCCTCGACTTCGCAACCCATGGCTGGATGGAGTGGATCGAGGCCGAGGAGCTGGCCGACGAAGCGGCGGCCGAGGGCTGGTTCCGTCGCGCCGGAGCGCTCGTCGCCCTGGCCGAGCTGCTCGGCGCCGAAGACCTGCACGCAGAGAATCTGGTCGCCGGGCGCGGCGGACCGGTGGTCGTCGACGCGGAGATGATGGCGCAGCCCGATCGCCCCGGGGTCGACGCCCGACAACGCTTCGCCGGCGGTCTGCTGCGCGCCGGTGGCGCCGGTGGCGGCAAGGGCGGCGCCGGCGGCCGGATCGCAAACTGGGCAGGCCTGCACCCGGTCGAACCGCGCGCGGTGACCGCGCAGGCGCTCGGTTGGCGCGATCCGGGCGGTGACGACATCGCGCCGGTCGCTGGCGAGATCTTCACCTCCCCGCTGCCGAATGCGCCGACCCTCTCCGGGGGTTCATCCGGGGCCGGGCGCCAGCTCGCACCCGAGGACCACGCTGCGGCGCTCGCTGTCGGGCACCGGCGAACCTGGGAACGGCTGCTGGTCTGCCGGGACGAGCTCCTGGCCGAAGACGGGCCGCTGGCCGAGCTCGCCGGCGTTTCGACCCGTCTCCTCTTTCGGCCGAGCCAGGAGTACGCCTCGGTTCTCGACCTCCTGAAGACCCCGCGCTGGCAGCGCGAAGGGACGTCGCCCGGGATTCTGCTCGAAGCGCTGGCGCGCCCGTTCGCGACCGCGGAGCGCATCCCCCAGGCCTGGCCGCTGGTCGTCGCCGAGCGGGCGATGCTCGAAGCGCTCGACGTGCCGCGCTTCGAAGTCGGCGCCGATCGACTCGTCGTCGAAGTGCCAGGCGGGCGCGCGGCGGGGCTGATCCTTCGTACGACGCGCGACGCGATCGCCAGCCGCCTTGCCGCCCTCTCCCCGGAGGAGATCGTCCGTCGAGGCGATGCGCTCGCGGCGGCCCTGTCGCCGCCGGCCGGCCCGCGGATCTCGCTCGCGCCGGCGCCGGGCCCGGACGTTCCGGGCCGCGCGCTCGCGCTCGCCGACCGATTGGCGGCCTTCGAGCGCGATCGGGCGGCTTTCGGGCCCGCGCGCGCGGCGGAGAGACCCGCCTCGTTCGACCGCCGCCTGCGCGACCTGGCGCTCTACGACGGCGCGCTCGGCCGGGCGCTCGTCCTGGCGCTGGCCGATCGGCTCGATGGCGGCGACCGTTACGTCGCCGTCGGTGAGGAGCTCGCAGCCGCGCTGGATCGCTTTGCGGACGACTCCCACCTTGCCGAGCTCCCGATCGGCGGCCTGGAGGGGGCCGGATCCGTCGTCTGGGGCCTGGTGGCGCTCTCCTCCCTGCGGCGTGCTGAGAGCGGGGAGAGCGAGGAGTCGGCTGCGTGGCTCGACCGGGCACGCCGCTTTGCCGAGCGGATCGGGCGACCCGGGGCGACCTCCCCGGCGGTGCACGACCTCCACGGCGGCACCGCGGGCGCCCTCCTCGCGCTGCTCGCGTTCGCCGAAGCGACGGGAGAGGCGGGCTGGCGAGAGCGCGCCGCCGAGCTCGGTGACCACCTGCTCGCGGCCGGGGCACCTTCGCCGGGCGGTGGAATCGTCTGGCGCGCGAAGGCCGGAGAGCCGGCCCTCACCGGCTTCGCGCACGGCTCCACCGGGATCGCGCGCGCGCTCTCCGCGCTCTGGGAGGCCACCGGTGAGGCACGCTTCGCCGAGGCGGTCGCCGGCGCGCTCGCCTTCGAGCGCGGTCGATTCGACGCGCGGCTCGGCGACTGGCCGCTGGTTCGTCCGGGGGTCGGCGAGGGCGAAGAGCGCCGGGTGGCGATGACCGCCTACTGTCACGGCGGTGCGGGGATCGCGCTCGGGCGCGCGCTCCTCGCGCCGAAGCTGCGCAACGAGCGCTTCGACGGCGACGTCGATCGCGCCATCTCGGCGACGCGGCGCGCCGGGATGGGCGACTTCGACCACCTCTGCTGCGGCGCCGCCGGAAGGCTCGCGATCCTCGAAGGGGTCGGAGTCCGGCTCGGCCGCGAGGACGCCCGCGCCGCGAGCCGCTCGGGACGCGAAGCGCTGCTCGCCAGGCCGCTCAGCCTACCCGGCTCGTCCCGGGCGCGACCCGAGGTCGAAGCGGGTCTCTTCCGCGGCGTCGCGGGAGTGGCCTGGCTGGGTCTCTTCGCCGCCGCGAGCGGCGACCCGGCCGTACTCGATCCGCTGGCCCTCGAGCTGCCGTCGGAAGCGCAGCAGCGCGCCGCACAGGAGAAAGGGAACGCCCGATGA
- a CDS encoding NHLP leader peptide family RiPP precursor, whose protein sequence is MKMTRGEMQDLLEKFAATNSDYRSALLKNPKSVIEKQFNMTVPDNVTIKAVEENANTIYVIVPHAVAAGAELADEDLEKVAGGSTVKGDANCGDSDGAMNTVVEINASLF, encoded by the coding sequence ATGAAGATGACTCGTGGTGAGATGCAGGACCTGCTCGAGAAGTTCGCCGCGACGAACTCGGACTACCGCTCGGCGCTGCTCAAGAACCCGAAGTCGGTGATCGAGAAGCAGTTCAACATGACGGTGCCCGACAACGTCACGATCAAGGCCGTCGAAGAGAACGCCAACACGATCTACGTCATCGTTCCGCACGCGGTCGCGGCCGGCGCCGAGCTCGCCGACGAGGATCTCGAGAAGGTCGCCGGCGGTTCGACCGTCAAGGGCGACGCCAACTGCGGCGACAGCGACGGCGCGATGAACACCGTCGTCGAGATCAACGCCAGCCTGTTCTAG
- a CDS encoding HAD family hydrolase, which produces MSSASSAASSATPSGAVRALVFDLYGTLIHLDERPFQREIARLITAPRREWIEFLRDVLVVRAYASREAFVDAIFERFAPRPDLDRGEARSRALALLDREIALARVEPSARSILGFLRRRGFGLALLTNSASPYRAPFDRFALAESFDQALFSCDLGVKKPVEASYRAALSALGVGAQEAMMIGDSVANDIQAPRALGLSALRTGGTGPGTIPRFEDLAWAEGLERGEVKPLAAAGRRVRLGGLVGSVIALRLLPDTLQGRYNLVAKAEVMWDEGFSEELYLKRFRHPEAAWIEAIARPLHAELGIETNRVEVQPGAETLLLSRAVTGEKLAAEVPGAELAYEIGRHGASALLLANADLRPRNAFLTRQGGTERLTMVDYEYTLFDRALDLSGLPGRFDPKWLARFSDAELALRGERRVVSRGAIQRTRRAFIDPRTASPAAIVAFREGWRDVHQRARAGVARLEELLRARLAMDPPLVVGTESYRRAFVPLDIADLKERIALEPDAACDLCF; this is translated from the coding sequence TTGAGTTCCGCCTCGAGTGCCGCCTCGAGTGCGACGCCCTCGGGTGCTGTCCGGGCGCTGGTGTTCGATCTCTACGGCACCCTGATTCACCTCGACGAACGGCCGTTCCAGCGCGAGATCGCGCGCCTGATCACCGCCCCGCGCAGGGAGTGGATCGAGTTCCTGCGCGACGTGCTGGTGGTTCGCGCCTACGCCTCGCGCGAAGCTTTCGTCGATGCGATCTTCGAGCGCTTTGCGCCTCGGCCGGACCTCGACCGGGGTGAGGCGCGCTCGCGCGCCCTCGCGCTCCTCGACCGCGAGATCGCTCTGGCGCGGGTGGAGCCCTCGGCGCGGTCGATTCTGGGGTTCCTCCGCCGGCGAGGGTTCGGTCTCGCCCTGCTGACGAACTCGGCGAGCCCGTACCGCGCGCCGTTCGACCGTTTCGCGCTCGCCGAGTCGTTCGACCAGGCCCTCTTCTCCTGTGACCTCGGGGTGAAGAAGCCGGTGGAGGCGAGCTATCGCGCGGCGTTGAGCGCCCTCGGCGTCGGCGCGCAAGAGGCGATGATGATCGGCGACTCGGTCGCCAACGATATCCAGGCGCCCCGTGCCCTCGGGCTCTCCGCGCTGCGGACCGGCGGAACCGGCCCCGGAACGATCCCGAGGTTCGAGGATCTGGCCTGGGCCGAAGGCCTCGAGCGCGGCGAAGTGAAGCCGCTCGCGGCGGCGGGCCGGCGCGTCCGGCTGGGCGGTCTCGTGGGCAGCGTGATCGCGCTCCGCCTGCTCCCGGACACGCTCCAGGGCCGCTACAACCTGGTCGCGAAAGCGGAAGTGATGTGGGACGAGGGTTTCAGCGAAGAGCTCTATCTCAAGCGCTTTCGCCACCCCGAGGCGGCCTGGATCGAAGCGATCGCACGGCCGCTGCACGCCGAGCTCGGAATCGAGACCAATCGCGTCGAAGTGCAACCCGGCGCCGAGACCCTGCTGCTCTCGCGCGCGGTGACCGGCGAGAAGCTCGCGGCGGAGGTGCCCGGTGCCGAGCTCGCCTACGAGATCGGGCGCCATGGCGCCTCGGCGCTGCTGCTCGCCAATGCCGACCTGCGGCCCAGGAACGCCTTCCTGACCCGCCAGGGAGGCACCGAACGGCTCACCATGGTGGACTACGAGTACACGCTCTTCGATCGCGCCCTCGACCTCTCCGGCCTCCCGGGTCGATTCGATCCGAAGTGGCTGGCGCGATTCTCCGACGCCGAGCTCGCCCTGCGCGGCGAGCGCCGGGTGGTGTCGCGCGGCGCGATCCAGCGCACCCGTCGCGCCTTCATCGACCCGCGCACCGCCTCGCCCGCCGCCATCGTCGCCTTTCGCGAAGGCTGGCGCGACGTCCACCAGCGGGCGCGCGCCGGAGTCGCGCGGCTCGAGGAGCTGTTGCGCGCGCGTCTGGCCATGGATCCGCCGCTCGTGGTCGGCACCGAGTCCTATCGCCGGGCGTTCGTGCCGCTCGATATCGCCGATCTCAAGGAACGGATCGCGCTCGAACCCGATGCCGCTTGCGATCTCTGCTTCTGA
- a CDS encoding sigma-54-dependent Fis family transcriptional regulator codes for MSRSARIDPSRRSERLFSPAALEIRELSVRRSGPERAIEIVGRSPRLEETLKKVAKVARYDDPVLVYGESGVGKESLAQAIHLLGNRSSHPFVSVNCPQFQEGNLTVSELFGHRKGSFTGAVSDHRGCFETADGGVVFLDEIGDLAMNAQVMLLRAIGTGEFRPLGSEVARKTSVRIVSATNRSLNEMVSSERFRNDLLFRLRYFMIEPPALRERGDDWLLLIEWALDRLACRYGTARQFSDESLRLMEGYRWPGNVRELISVVATGYALAEASRIEPLDFVDRLEHQMSAREDHVAAIHLRLSRGNADFWALVHAPFLDRDLSRSDIRQLLTMGLNDSGGSYRRLLELWAIPATDYKRFMGFLHHHRLQPRPTGEPKP; via the coding sequence ATGAGCCGTTCCGCCAGGATCGATCCCAGCCGCCGCAGCGAGCGCCTCTTCTCGCCGGCCGCCTTGGAGATCCGCGAGTTGTCGGTCAGGCGGTCGGGCCCGGAGCGCGCGATCGAGATCGTCGGCCGGTCGCCGCGCCTCGAAGAGACGCTCAAGAAAGTCGCGAAGGTGGCGCGCTACGACGATCCGGTCCTGGTCTACGGCGAGAGCGGCGTCGGCAAGGAGTCGCTGGCGCAGGCGATCCATCTGCTCGGCAATCGCTCTTCCCATCCCTTCGTCTCGGTGAACTGCCCGCAGTTCCAGGAGGGCAACCTCACCGTCTCGGAGCTCTTCGGGCACCGCAAGGGAAGCTTCACTGGCGCCGTCAGCGACCACCGCGGCTGCTTCGAAACGGCCGATGGCGGCGTGGTGTTCCTCGACGAGATCGGCGATCTCGCGATGAACGCGCAGGTGATGCTGCTGCGCGCCATCGGCACCGGCGAGTTCCGGCCTCTGGGCTCCGAAGTCGCGCGCAAGACGAGCGTCCGCATCGTGTCCGCCACCAACCGCTCCCTCAACGAGATGGTGAGCTCGGAGCGGTTTCGCAACGATCTGCTCTTCCGCCTGCGCTACTTCATGATCGAGCCGCCCGCCCTGCGCGAGCGCGGCGACGACTGGCTGCTCCTGATCGAGTGGGCGCTCGATCGGCTGGCCTGCCGCTACGGCACGGCCCGTCAGTTCTCCGACGAATCGCTCCGCCTGATGGAGGGCTATCGCTGGCCGGGCAACGTTCGCGAGCTCATCAGCGTCGTGGCCACCGGCTACGCGCTCGCGGAAGCGAGCCGGATCGAGCCGCTCGACTTCGTCGATCGCCTCGAGCATCAGATGAGTGCGCGCGAGGATCACGTGGCGGCGATCCACCTGCGCCTGTCGCGCGGCAACGCCGACTTCTGGGCGCTCGTCCACGCGCCGTTTCTCGACCGCGACCTGTCGCGCAGCGACATTCGCCAGCTGCTGACCATGGGCCTGAACGACTCCGGTGGCAGCTACCGCAGGCTCCTCGAGCTGTGGGCGATCCCCGCCACCGACTACAAGCGCTTCATGGGTTTCCTGCACCACCATCGCCTGCAACCCCGGCCGACCGGGGAGCCGAAACCTTGA
- a CDS encoding cyclic nucleotide-binding domain-containing protein: protein MVKSPSKPDGSGGGRSAHLRDYAAGAIIVQEGAAGSEMFIIDDGEVEIVRFLGDSERIVTTLGPGDFFGEMSVLESRPRSATARARVACRLLPIDASTLDALLREHPEVAVRMMRKLSARLRKYEEEEERAARVGMERLQPPPQVPAPAADGRPRGAAETPYAGIRAPGPAPAAAPVPAAGARLEHASGWSIAIVPGATLVIGRPDPVTGAVPEIDLGALDTERTLSRRHARLIGRDGGYFLREEIGTSNGTWVGGVRLASGVEHPLADRDRLRFGRLDFLFRLGGPA, encoded by the coding sequence ATGGTCAAATCTCCGAGCAAGCCCGACGGTTCCGGCGGCGGACGCAGCGCACATCTGCGCGACTATGCCGCCGGCGCGATCATCGTCCAGGAAGGCGCCGCCGGTTCCGAGATGTTCATCATCGATGACGGCGAGGTCGAGATCGTGCGGTTTCTCGGCGACAGCGAGCGGATCGTGACGACGCTCGGCCCCGGCGACTTCTTCGGCGAGATGTCGGTGCTCGAGAGTCGGCCGAGAAGCGCCACGGCGCGGGCCAGGGTCGCGTGCCGGCTGCTGCCGATCGACGCCTCGACTCTCGATGCCCTCCTGCGCGAGCACCCCGAGGTCGCCGTGCGCATGATGCGCAAGCTCTCGGCGCGCCTGCGCAAGTACGAAGAGGAGGAAGAGCGCGCCGCGCGGGTGGGGATGGAGCGCCTGCAGCCGCCGCCGCAGGTGCCGGCACCGGCGGCCGATGGGCGGCCGCGCGGCGCGGCCGAGACGCCGTACGCGGGGATTCGCGCTCCCGGTCCGGCCCCGGCGGCGGCGCCCGTGCCTGCCGCGGGCGCGCGGCTCGAACACGCCTCGGGTTGGTCGATCGCGATCGTGCCCGGCGCCACGCTGGTGATCGGCCGACCCGACCCGGTGACCGGCGCGGTGCCGGAGATCGACCTCGGCGCTCTCGACACCGAACGCACGCTCTCGCGCCGGCACGCTCGACTCATCGGGCGCGACGGCGGCTACTTCCTGCGCGAGGAGATCGGTACTTCGAACGGCACCTGGGTCGGAGGGGTGCGGCTCGCTTCCGGCGTCGAGCACCCGCTCGCCGACCGGGATCGCCTGCGGTTCGGCAGGCTCGATTTTCTCTTCCGGCTCGGCGGACCGGCCTGA
- a CDS encoding STAS domain-containing protein: MAFAVQTSEEGGVVVLALSGQLDSRTAPALERETAKALGKECHALLFDLTALDFVASAGLRVVIMVGKRLAADGGAIALCGLNASVREVFDIAGFSGLFPILPDRARAVAALAGRARLGGIGRMADRLLHRRGEPAGPPLLAQRSAADPELVALAAEILRRGAAPPK; this comes from the coding sequence ATGGCGTTTGCCGTTCAGACGAGCGAGGAGGGCGGTGTCGTCGTGCTCGCGCTGTCGGGCCAGCTCGATTCGCGGACCGCGCCGGCGCTCGAACGCGAGACTGCAAAGGCGCTCGGCAAGGAGTGCCACGCCCTGCTGTTCGACCTCACCGCGCTCGACTTCGTCGCCAGCGCGGGCCTGCGGGTCGTGATCATGGTCGGCAAGCGGCTGGCCGCGGACGGCGGCGCGATCGCGCTCTGCGGTCTCAATGCGAGTGTGCGCGAGGTCTTCGACATCGCCGGTTTCTCGGGTCTCTTTCCGATTCTTCCCGATCGCGCCCGGGCGGTCGCGGCACTGGCCGGACGCGCGCGGCTCGGTGGCATCGGCCGCATGGCGGATCGCCTCCTGCACCGCCGCGGTGAGCCGGCAGGTCCGCCGCTGCTGGCCCAGCGATCCGCGGCCGATCCGGAGCTCGTCGCGCTGGCCGCCGAGATCCTCCGTCGCGGCGCCGCACCCCCGAAGTGA
- a CDS encoding SpoIIE family protein phosphatase, which yields MPILIHQSAPRKGQRFTFTRSVILGRGQQCDVVLPEASVSRRHAQISVSDERCFLADLGSGNGTFLNGEALAKPAPLVSGDEVRIGTAVFEFRDGDSPKLDGTRSHTMSIREAVRGSGPLPVVIPLAELHKIGPPADEIERLRRKLDFFRQAGVVLTQTLNERELFDALLEKAMAVLPQAGRAFILRRDPESGELHSIGARTRSGAVEEIPASRTLIDAVIRRREPLVSVDVGAEAGFEVAISVRHLNLRAVACLPLLVEDRLVGVLQVDNTEERRGFTADDLDLLSGVAGPIALAMEHSRLHEKLVARDIFEHDLALARRLQRSFLPQTPPEVPGYGLAVEYSPAAEVGGDLYDFFPLASGRIGLAIGDVSGKGVSGALLMARLTSVLRAAAARDEHPSSVLEELNQLVFAENDEGMFVTASFAVLDPETGCLEIANAGHLLPIVRHRDGRVGELKLPSASALGVSRPLLAPAASWTMSPGDLMLFATDGLTEAANHGLQRFGNARIIETMRRLSSDDPGQAMNALLVAARAFVGDHGFDDDLTILCLTRA from the coding sequence ATGCCGATCCTCATCCATCAATCCGCGCCGCGCAAGGGCCAGCGCTTCACCTTCACCCGCTCGGTGATTCTCGGCCGCGGTCAGCAGTGCGACGTGGTGCTGCCCGAAGCCTCGGTGTCGAGGCGACACGCACAGATCTCGGTCTCCGACGAACGTTGTTTTCTCGCCGATCTGGGCAGCGGCAACGGAACCTTCCTGAACGGCGAGGCACTCGCGAAGCCGGCTCCCCTCGTGAGTGGTGACGAAGTGCGCATCGGCACGGCCGTTTTCGAGTTCCGTGACGGCGACTCGCCGAAACTCGACGGCACGCGTTCGCACACCATGTCGATCCGGGAAGCGGTGCGCGGATCCGGACCGCTGCCCGTGGTCATCCCCCTCGCGGAGCTGCACAAGATCGGCCCGCCGGCCGACGAGATCGAGCGCCTGCGCCGCAAGCTCGACTTCTTCCGACAGGCGGGAGTCGTTCTCACTCAGACCCTGAACGAGCGCGAGCTCTTCGACGCCCTGCTGGAGAAGGCGATGGCGGTGCTGCCGCAGGCGGGGCGGGCCTTCATTCTGCGGCGCGACCCCGAGAGCGGCGAGCTCCACTCGATCGGCGCCCGGACCCGCAGCGGCGCGGTCGAGGAGATTCCCGCCAGCCGAACGCTCATCGACGCGGTCATCCGCCGCCGGGAGCCCCTGGTTTCGGTCGACGTCGGCGCCGAAGCAGGGTTCGAAGTGGCGATCTCCGTCCGCCACCTCAACCTGCGCGCGGTCGCCTGTCTTCCCTTGCTCGTCGAGGATCGGCTGGTCGGTGTCCTGCAGGTCGACAACACCGAGGAGCGGCGAGGATTCACCGCCGACGACCTCGACCTCCTGTCGGGCGTCGCCGGCCCGATCGCGCTCGCGATGGAGCACTCGCGACTGCACGAGAAGCTCGTCGCGCGCGACATCTTCGAGCACGATCTCGCGCTCGCGCGGCGTCTGCAACGCAGTTTTCTGCCGCAGACGCCACCCGAAGTGCCGGGCTACGGCCTGGCGGTCGAGTATTCGCCCGCGGCCGAGGTCGGCGGCGACCTCTACGACTTCTTCCCGCTCGCGAGCGGCCGGATCGGGCTCGCCATCGGCGACGTCTCGGGCAAGGGGGTCTCGGGGGCGCTGCTGATGGCGCGCCTGACCAGCGTGCTCCGCGCGGCCGCGGCACGCGACGAGCATCCCTCGTCCGTGCTCGAAGAGCTCAACCAGCTGGTGTTCGCCGAGAACGACGAGGGCATGTTCGTCACCGCGAGCTTCGCGGTGCTCGATCCCGAGACGGGTTGCCTGGAGATCGCCAACGCCGGGCACCTGCTGCCGATCGTGCGCCACCGCGACGGCCGGGTCGGCGAGCTCAAGCTCCCGTCCGCGAGCGCGCTGGGAGTCAGCCGGCCGCTGCTCGCTCCGGCAGCCTCCTGGACGATGTCCCCCGGCGACCTCATGCTGTTCGCCACCGACGGACTCACCGAAGCGGCCAACCACGGCCTGCAGCGGTTCGGCAACGCGCGCATCATAGAAACGATGCGCCGTCTCTCGAGCGACGATCCGGGGCAGGCGATGAACGCGCTGCTGGTCGCGGCGCGCGCCTTCGTCGGCGATCACGGCTTCGACGACGATCTGACCATTCTCTGCCTGACGCGCGCCTGA